A DNA window from Xyrauchen texanus isolate HMW12.3.18 chromosome 6, RBS_HiC_50CHRs, whole genome shotgun sequence contains the following coding sequences:
- the LOC127645623 gene encoding probable G-protein coupled receptor 141, translated as MVSEMLGNNTTSKLEDYRIALRVFYIFIFVGGTLNVILMSCQLQSERRLSFTKVSVINLIVVHSVFLVTVPFRIYYYYEESSSWKLGTYLCKIVSVMIHAHMYLAFIFYVFFLIVRYIEHYIFKKQHRLEFHRLLHATIASTTVWVAIFGFMLPPTLINYGSMQNDSTQCFHFGVALKNPAVKNLNYVISILVMLIWSVLLFFQIYFLLLVSKKVGKGKCQHQDFRAQLKNLVILLVVFLCFLPYQAFRIHYVSLMYTGKYDEDSRLIYGNEIFLAVTGLSCFDMIFFSFGYIKKLINSRGCMCLS; from the coding sequence ATGGTGTCAGAAATGCTTGGAAACAACACCACAAGCAAGCTGGAAGATTACAGAATTGCTCTTCGGGTCTTCTACATATTTATCTTTGTTGGTGGGACTCTGAATGTTATACTAATGTCCTGTCAGCTACAATCAGAAAGACGTCTCTCTTTCACCAAAGTGTCTGTTATCAACTTAATAGTAGTCCACTCTGTTTTCCTTGTCACAGTGCCCTTTCGTATTTACTACTATTATGAAGAATCTTCCAGCTGGAAGCTGGGCACGTATTTGTGCAAAATTGTCAGTGTTATGATCCATGCACACATGTACCTTGCATTCATCTTTTATGTCTTCTTTCTTATTGTGCGTTATATAGAGCATTATATATTCAAAAAGCAACACAGGCTTGAGTTCCATCGTTTGCTTCACGCCACAATTGCAAGCACAACTGTCTGGGTTGCCATTTTCGGCTTTATGCTCCCTCCAACTTTGATTAACTATGGATCCATGCAGAACGATTCTACCCAGTGCTTTCATTTTGGTGTGGCTCTCAAAAATCCTGCCGTGAAAAACTTAAACTATGTTATTTCCATACTAGTGATGCTCATCTGGAGTGTTCTATTGTTTTTCCAGATTTATTTTCTACTCTTAGTGAGTAAGAAAGTTGGAAAGGGCAAATGTCAACATCAAGATTTCAGGGCACAATTGAAAAACCTTGTTATCCTTTTGGtcgtatttttgtgttttttgcccTACCAAGCATTCAGAATACACTATGTGTCCCTCATGTACACTGGTAAATATGATGAGGATTCTAGGCTTATATATGGAAATGAAATCTTTCTTGCTGTGACTGGTCTCAGCTGCtttgatatgatttttttttcttttgggtaTATAAAGAAACTAATTAATTCAAGGGGATGTATGTGCCTTTCATGA